A genomic region of Zea mays cultivar B73 chromosome 6, Zm-B73-REFERENCE-NAM-5.0, whole genome shotgun sequence contains the following coding sequences:
- the LOC100382314 gene encoding 3-ketoacyl-CoA synthase 6, producing the protein MGSSAALQPKQLYQLVVNNFVAVLAAPLAVAAVVNAARVGPDELLGRLQALRAVHVFLAVFVAAATAILYVLLRPRAVYLVDYACFRTRPNCRVPFATFLEHAKLVTFVEGASIDERSVRFMTRLLERSGLGEETCLPPAHHYIPPYRNMEASRAEVELVIFSAIDDLLAKTGISPSAIDILVVNCSLFAPVPSFTDMVINRYGMRPDVRNVHLSGMGCSAGLISVGLARNLLQVAGRGAHALVVSTETITPNYYVGKERAMLLPNCLFRIGGAAVLLSTSRSRARFRLARVVRTLTGAQDSAYRCVFQEEDGEGHRGINLSKDLMTIAGDALKANITAIGPLVLPASEQLLFALSFIARRVLNRRVKPYLPDFRTAFEHFCIHAGGRAVIDELQRSLGLSDEDVEASRMALHRFGNTSSSSVWYELAYIEAKGRMRRGDRVWMIGFGSGFKCNSAAWECIAPARTAEGPWAESVSRYPVDIPEVLKH; encoded by the coding sequence ATGGGTTCGTCGGCGGCGCTTCAGCCGAAGCAGCTGTACCAGCTCGTGGTGAACAACTTCGTCGCCGTGCTCGCTGCGCCGCTGGCCGTGGCGGCCGTCGTCAATGCGGCGCGCGTCGGGCCGGACGAGCTGCTCGGCAGGCTGCAGGCGCTCCGGGCGGTGCACGTATTTCTCGCCGTGTTTGTCGCGGCCGCCACGGCGATACTGTACGTCctgctgcggccccgggccgtgtACCTGGTGGACTACGCCTGCTTCCGCACGCGGCCCAACTGCCGCGTCCCCTTCGCCACCTTCCTGGAGCACGCGAAGCTGGTGACGTTCGTGGAGGGGGCCTCCATCGACGAGCGCAGCGTCCGGTTCATGACGCGGCTGCTGGAGCGGTCCGGCCTCGGCGAGGAGACCTGCCTGCCCCCGGCCCACCACTACATCCCGCCGTACCGGAACATGGAGGCCTCGCGCGCGGAGGTGGAGCTCGTCATCTTCTCGGCCATCGACGACCTGCTCGCGAAGACGGGCATCAGCCCCagcgccatcgacatcctggtgGTGAACTGCAGCCTCTTCGCGCCCGTCCCGTCCTTCACGGACATGGTGATCAACAGGTACGGGATGCGGCCGGACGTCCGCAATGTGCACCTGTCCGGGATGGGGTGCAGCGCCGGGCTCATCTCCGTGGGGCTGGCGCGCAACCTGCTGCAGGTGGCGGGCCGGGGCGCGCACGCGCTGGTGGTGTCGACGGAGACCATCACCCCAAACTACTACGTGGGCAAGGAGCGCGCCATGCTCCTGCCCAACTGCCTCTTCCGCATCGGCGGCGCCGCCGTGCTGCTGTCCACGTCCCGGTCCAGGGCCCGGTTCCGCCTGGCCCGCGTGGTGCGCACGCTGACGGGCGCCCAGGACAGCGCGTACCGGTGCGTGTTCCAGGAGGAGGACGGCGAGGGCCACCGCGGGATCAACCTGTCCAAGGACCTGATGACCATCGCGGGCGACGCGCTCAAGGCCAACATCACCGCCATCGGGCCGCTGGTGCTGCCGGCCTCGGAGCAGCTCCTGTTCGCGCTGTCCTTCATCGCGCGGCGCGTGCTGAACCGGCGCGTGAAGCCGTACCTCCCGGACTTCCGCACGGCGTTCGAGCACTTCTGCATCCACGCGGGGGGCCGCGCGGTGATCGACGAGCTGCAGCGCAGCCTGGGCCTGTCGGACGAGGACGTGGAGGCGTCGCGCATGGCGCTGCACCGGTTCGGCAACACGTCGAGCAGCTCGGTGTGGTACGAGCTGGCGTACATCGAGGCCAAGGGCCGGATGCGCCGCGGCGACCGCGTGTGGATGATCGGATTCGGCTCCGGGTTCAAGTGCAACAGCGCGGCCTGGGAGTGCATCGCGCCGGCGCGCACCGCCGAGGGGCCCTGGGCGGAGAGCGTCAGCCGCTACCCCGTGGACATCCCCGAGGTGCTCAAGCACTAG